The genomic region CTTATTCCTATGCTTGCGGAGGAACCGTATAGCCTCTCTCACGTCCCAAAACTTACAATTCTCTTTTGAGTTAGACCATGAGCTGGTAGCGAAGGAGGAGGAAGTGGAAGAGCTTTGGGCTTACAATTCTCTTTTGAGTTAGACCGAGCCCTGTTTCTAGGAGCCAGTTTACTAGGTCCTTCTGGGTCTCTTACAATTCTCTTTTGAGTTAGACTCTATGAAGTAGCTTCCAGATACCGTGTAGCTTGCCCTCCCTTACAATTCTCTTTTGAGTTAGACTGGGGTGCCAGTAGCTGAGCCGCATGCTCCACATGGTTGGGGTCCCGTCCCTTCTGCTTACAATTCTCTTTTGAGTTAGACTGGGCATAACGTGGCGAAGCATGGAGTCTATGAATGTATTGACCACTTACAATTCTCTTTTGAGTTAGACGAGTACCGTGACCTTGGCGGAGCCATAGGTCATTGACAGTGCTAGCTTACAATTCTCTTTTGAGTTAGACTCACGCCTTCACCTCATTAACTCCATCTTTATTGCGAGCTGTTTGCTTACAATTCTCTTTTGAGTTAGACCCCGGCGCTAGCGTGAAGCGGCAACACGGCTAGCAGTAGCAGCACTACTTACAATTCTCTTTTGAGTTAGACAGCTGCACGAGAGACTTGAGTCAGAGTTCCACAATATCGCTCTTACAATTCTCTTTTGAGTTAGACTCCCTTAGCTTGATGTACTCGCCAGCCTCGTAGGCCAGGAAGCTCACTTACAATTCTCTTTTGAGTTAGACCAGGGGCCAGGGCCGAGGAAGCAGAGCACTTGGTAAGGGTTGCAACTTACAATTCTCTTTTGAGTTAGACTGCTCAAAGAGAACATGGAGCTGCGGAGCCGCTACGTGAACCTCGCTTACAATTCTCTTTTGAGTTAGACCTCGGTCAGCTACCGTCAGCACTACTTGGCATTGGGCAGCGACTTACAATTCTCTTTTGAGTTAGACTGGTTTGTTCCCTTTTGGGATCCGAATAGTCTCTACTATCGTCCTGGTATTTATCTCCTTTGGAACAGTGTTGGCTTATAAGTTGTTAATGAATCATAATTGTTGGTGATCTTTCTTCCTATTCTACGCGATAATGTTCTGATGGAAATGTATGGGTTTGAAACATTGTTCCCAAGAAGCCTTACAACTCCACCAAAGACAGGTTCCAATGAGAATTCAATAAGGAATTTAAAGATAAAGAGGGTTGGGGCAAATACACAATGCGAGAAAATGGTTATGTTTTCTGCTTTTATTTAGTTTTGCTTGTGTTTTATGGTGGGATAAGGCTATATGTTTCCTGGTAATACCTTTCTTAGTGGTGGTGTTTCTGCCGTATGTTGTTGTATTTTATGATATTAGCGATGATAGGCGTCGCTTCAAGGTGGCTAAGTTGTTGGAGTCGTTTGGGCTTGTAAGGGTTCAGCGCAGCGTTTTCATTGGTCGTGGCGGGTTTACGAAGGCGAAGGAGGTTGTTCGTGCTGCTCTCCGGTTAGTGGATAGGGGGAAGGATAGTGTGGCCGCTGTTGTTGTTCCCGAGGACTATGCTAGGAGGATATTGGTCGCGGGGCGCCTTATGAATAGTCCTGAGAAGGCTGAGGGCGTGGTTGTTGTCGTCTAGCCTTGTCGAAGACGTTTTGATCCCTATAGGGCTTGTTAAGGAGTATTATTGGTGCCCTATGGAGGCTTATTTCAAGCTTATGGCTTGGCGCGAGGCGCCTACGGAGAGTATGATGGCTGGTGCTGAGATTGTTCCGCGTGACCGTATAGTAGAGCTGCTGGAGGAGAGGCACAGAGTCCACGAGCTACTGTGGGAGCACCCGGTTGTTTCACGTAGGCTTAGACTTGGTGGACGCGTTGACCTCGTAGCTATAACCGTTAACGATGCCGTTGTTGTGGTTGAGGCTAAGCTCTCGAAGACTAGTAGAAGGGCTCTCCGGGGGAGAGATAAGAGGCTACTAATACAGCTGGCAGCCTATGCTATCGCCGCCGAGGAGGCGCTCCGCCTTCCCTTGGAGGCCGCCTATGTCTATAGCACGGAAGTTGATAAGCTAATTGAGGCCAAGATTACGCCGCTTCTCCGCCGCCTAGTAGAGCACGCAGCCAAAGAGCTTAGAAGAATGCTTCTCGAAGCTAAGCCGCCGGAAACAGTTAGAACTAATAGAAGGCGTTGCAGGGTCTGCAGCTATCGCCACGTATGCCCCTTTGCGCGCTAACCGAGAACGTGGTGCAAGGAAGCAGCCAGGAAGGCACGCTCGCTGGGATAGTAGCGGCCCTTCTCCTCATCGCGTACAGCTATCCCTTTCTCCGAGAGGGCGCTGAGCCTCCTATACACCGTAGACTTGGCTACGCCGAGGAGCCTAGCGGCCTCACTCACTCCCAGCCCAGTATCCATCCTCTCAATGATTAGCGCTACAAGCCTCCTATCAAGAACATCTAGCTCCGGCACACGGAGATCGGCCAACAGCTCCTCAACGAGGGCGTTGAAACCCTCCCCCTCTACCCTAACGGTTATCTTCTTAGCATATTCTTCTGGGAGCATACTCAGCAAAATATAGAGGCCTAAGACTAGTAGGCGCGGACCTCCAGAGAGAAGCACTAGTAACTCACCTTGCTCAAGCGCCACGCGAATAAAGCCTCCAATCTTCCTAGCCAAGTTGTAAACCAGCCTAGAGAGCGACTCACCCCGATAAGGCACCGATACGAGCTCGCTCTCCACCCTTAGGCTGGAGGCAAAGACTCGTAGCTGGCTGAAAGCCCTCTCGACACGGCTCCACGCATCACTACCAGTATCAAGTGCCACAGCCACAACCTTGCATGGCTTATGATCGCTTATCGCCCTTATAGCGAACCTCTCGTCAAACCCGAAACTGGCTAGAAGAGTCTTACCACAAGTCCTCAAATGCATAAGGTAGCTCATCTCCGAGGGACGCTAGGTACTTAGAGATTCAAGCAGAGCCTTGAGCTCTGCTTTGAGCAGGTGTTCCGCAGAGGTGGAACACAATACTGGGAACTCATAAATATTATTCCATTTGCTCTATATTGGCGGAGTAGACGCCTTGCCTACTCAACAAGCTCAGATCCTCCGACCCATATGGCTTCCCGAGCTGCTAGCATACTTCGCCGAAACAAAGCAGTTCGGCGTTCTAGATCGCATAGCTAACGCGCTCGGCCCTGATCAAGCGCTCGCAGCCCTCTACGATGCTCTCAGAATATATCGCAGCAACTGCGTTAAGGAAGAGCCCGAGGAGAAGTGCCCACGCGTAAGGACGAAAGATGGCCAGACAATACCCCCGAAGGAGCTATTGGTAAGAGCTGAGTACGAGGTAAGCAAGCTGGCCGAGCTCCTCCTGGATCCAGCTAGGAGCGAGGAGGGACTACGAATAGCCCGAGCAGCAGCGCTCCTAGCCCTCGGGAAACACCATGGGACAGTTATGGAGGGAGGTGGGTAAGAACATGCCCCTATTCTTCTCCCTATCGGCTCGCATACTGGTTAACCTGGAAGCATTAAACATGGCTGAAAGCGTAGGCAACGTAGTACGTCATCGACGCGCACCAGTAATACTTCGGAGGAGTGATGGCTTCGCACTACGCTATGTACCGGTCATAAGTGGTGAGAGCCTGGCCCACCACTATCAGCGCCTCTTAGCAGACATAGCGGCTTCTCGCGGCATACCGGTCTGCCCTGCCTGTAAGCAAGGTGTCTTCCTCAAACATGCGGACAGCAACGTGTTCAAAAAGTACGATGGAATAGATAAGCCGAAGAACGTGTTCAAAAACGCGGCTGAGGTCGAGAAATACGTTGTAGAGAACTGCGTAGTTGAAGACGTAGGCGGCTTCCTCTTCACAGACATGACTGTTAAGCGTACCTCCCGGTTCCGCGTCGGCTACATGATACCAGCACTAGACGCGCTGGAAACCGGGGCAGCGGCTACCGAGGCACAGTTCCACGTCAGGTACTCACCAGGAGCCAAGGGCGGCGAACAAGCAATATACTATGTCGAGGTCGGCAGCGCTGCATATGTCTTCACCTACGCGCTAGACGCCTCCGCTGTAGGAGCCTATAGCATGGAGAACGAGGGCGCCCCGCAAGATAACCCGTATATCCTTGGCCTCGACGAGAGGAGGAAGAGAGTTGAGGCAGCACTAGATGCGCTAGCAGCACTACTCGGAGGAATGACGTGGGGGGCCAAGACCACAAGGTTCCAGCCACACTGGAAGATACTCAGCCTAGTAGTAGCAGTAACAGAGCCAATACCATTCAACGTCTCGCCCGGGCACGATAAGGAGTACCTAGCGGAAACAGTAGCGAGGGCCTGCAAGCTATCAAACATGATAAAAGAGTTCGCAGCCAGCATCCACTACTACGACGGCGAAGGACTCCGAGAACCCAAGAAATGCGCCAGCAACACCGTAGGCTCCAGTACGCACGAAAGCTACCTCGACGCCATAGAAGCAGCAAAGAAGGAGATACTGGAGAAGCTAGCCTAAGAAGACGCTGCAAATGCATACCTATACACTCCCACTATTGTTTTTATCATAGCCTATGTCACCCTGCCCAATGAACTACAGAGTGGTGAGACCAGTGACGGAGCCAGTAATGATTGTCAGCAGGGTTAGAACCGCTTGGGGGTTCAGCATACGCTATGCCGGGCTCTCCGCAGCGCAGCCAGCCCTACCACTGCCTCCGCCAACAACAGTCATAGGGTTCTATGCCGAGCCCTTAGCAAGGCTACTAGGGCTTCCCGAGTACTTAGCTAAGAGCAAGTACTGTAGCCCAGCAGAACTCCTAGCAAACTATACACTTGCAGCAGCCGCTGGCCTAGAGCCAGGCAGCCCAGCTGGCATAGCACTTCACAGCGACGTTACCAGAGTGCTCTCACTAGTATATCAGCGTAAGAGGGCTAAATGGGAGCCATATGCTTGGAGCGTTCAAGCCCTCGGCGCCTCTTATGCACCTTCAACTCGCTTAGTTCTCGGAATAGTTATTGATGCTGAGGGGCTCGGCAAGGAGCTCGGCATAGGCATAGATAGCTTGGAGGACTTGCTGAAGAAAGTTGCGTGGAGCGGGTGGCGCCTAGGGTCCAAGGAAGGCCTAGCAATTGTAGAGGAGGCTAAGATAAGTAAAGCAGAGGAGGCTAAGGGAGACGCCGCGTTCGAGTCAGTATTTTACCAGGATTCGGAGACAACTGTACCACTTGACCCAGAGAACATCGTTAAAGTGCATATGTGGAGACATAGACCGACCAAGCTTTTCTGCGGAGAACAAGTGGCTAGCCCCGCGGAGTTCCTTGTCCCCGTAAGCCCTGTCTCGACCCCGTCTTTTCTAGTTCCCCCCGAGGACCCGATACGCTTCAGGCTAAGGGAAGGAGCCAGAGCCTACTGCCTCAAGGGCTCCCAGAACCTATGCATAGCTACAAGTAAGGAGGCGTGAAAGTCCCCTTGTTCAGCGTGGAGCTCTTCCCGCCTGGCTGGATCGGTAGAGGGTTTCAGCTCCTAGCTCTCAGTATTGATCCTCACAGGGTTAGAGACATCACTGTGAGAGAGGCAGTGTTCGGCAGCAAGGACGACTATCTCGCGCTTCTCAACGAGGCGCTAGAGATTGCCAAGGGGTTTCTGAGCCAGGGGCTCTTGCAGAGGCCGAGGCTCTTCGGAAATGACCCCAAACCTGTCTCCAAGCTTGTGGGCACTAGGCTTAAGCAGTGGGATGAGGCCGCCGAGGTAGTTGTCGGTAGGCTCAGCAAGGGTGAGATCGATCTCAATGAGCCTAGGGTCAAGGCGCTAATGCTTATGAAGCTAAACATCTTCGAGTACTTGAGGAGCGTGAGGGGTGGTGTTAAGCCGGAGAGGGTGAAGCCGAACCCGACAGAGATTAGTCCTGCGTCTTTCGCGTTGGCCCTTGTAGGCGGTCTTTTATCGAAGGTTGGACGTGTGGGAGATAAGGGCGTATACTTGCTCCCAGCCCCTGAGGTAGGGCTCAACGACCTCTTTGAGATAGCGCCGCACTATACTGTCACAGTTGTTGAAGGGGAATATCAGCTACCTCCTCTTGGACGCCTCTTGTCTCTGCCGAGGGTGCAGGAGCTCCCCGTTAGCCTCGACACCCTTGTGCTTGTGTATGGCTCGGCACTCCTAGCCACTGTCTTCGATGCCTCTCCGGGAGAGCTCTGCGGATCCGGCTCTGTCTTCGACCGCTTCCTCCTGGCATCGATAAGCGAGACGGGAAACCGGGCAATACTCAACGAGCTTACCCCAATGGTTTTCTCCGGGCTTCTCTGCCGCCTAGGAAGCAAGCCACTAACTGCTCTTGGGGAACTCCTGGGCCGAGGAGTACAGAGAGGTCTATGCCCTGGAGGTAGCCAGGACCCAGGCCTCGACGCGGTCGCTCAGTGCGTAGGCAAGCTCTACCTATACGCTGTTACCGGGAATAACATCTATCTCTATGACTGTACGAGGCTGCTGAGAGGCGCTGCGGAGTCGAAGCAGTGCCTGAGGATGCGTGACTCTCTTCTATGGTGTGCCAGAAGCGTTGCTGAAGTGGCTAGTGCCGAGCAATGGATCCCGGTAGGGTAGCCGGGCCTTGCCGAGTCCCTGGGAGCGACCAGGCGTAGATGCTGTCGCCGAGCTCCTCGGCTCTGGAAAGAACGTGGTCTTCATCGCCCCAACTGGCTATGGGAAGAGCAAGGCTGTGCCAAGG from Pyrofollis japonicus harbors:
- the cas7a gene encoding type I-A CRISPR-associated protein Cas7/Csa2; translation: MPLFFSLSARILVNLEALNMAESVGNVVRHRRAPVILRRSDGFALRYVPVISGESLAHHYQRLLADIAASRGIPVCPACKQGVFLKHADSNVFKKYDGIDKPKNVFKNAAEVEKYVVENCVVEDVGGFLFTDMTVKRTSRFRVGYMIPALDALETGAAATEAQFHVRYSPGAKGGEQAIYYVEVGSAAYVFTYALDASAVGAYSMENEGAPQDNPYILGLDERRKRVEAALDALAALLGGMTWGAKTTRFQPHWKILSLVVAVTEPIPFNVSPGHDKEYLAETVARACKLSNMIKEFAASIHYYDGEGLREPKKCASNTVGSSTHESYLDAIEAAKKEILEKLA
- the cas2 gene encoding CRISPR-associated endonuclease Cas2; the encoded protein is MFLPYVVVFYDISDDRRRFKVAKLLESFGLVRVQRSVFIGRGGFTKAKEVVRAALRLVDRGKDSVAAVVVPEDYARRILVAGRLMNSPEKAEGVVVVV
- a CDS encoding type I-E CRISPR-associated protein Cas5/CasD — protein: MTEPVMIVSRVRTAWGFSIRYAGLSAAQPALPLPPPTTVIGFYAEPLARLLGLPEYLAKSKYCSPAELLANYTLAAAAGLEPGSPAGIALHSDVTRVLSLVYQRKRAKWEPYAWSVQALGASYAPSTRLVLGIVIDAEGLGKELGIGIDSLEDLLKKVAWSGWRLGSKEGLAIVEEAKISKAEEAKGDAAFESVFYQDSETTVPLDPENIVKVHMWRHRPTKLFCGEQVASPAEFLVPVSPVSTPSFLVPPEDPIRFRLREGARAYCLKGSQNLCIATSKEA
- a CDS encoding helix-turn-helix domain-containing protein, which codes for MHLRTCGKTLLASFGFDERFAIRAISDHKPCKVVAVALDTGSDAWSRVERAFSQLRVFASSLRVESELVSVPYRGESLSRLVYNLARKIGGFIRVALEQGELLVLLSGGPRLLVLGLYILLSMLPEEYAKKITVRVEGEGFNALVEELLADLRVPELDVLDRRLVALIIERMDTGLGVSEAARLLGVAKSTVYRRLSALSEKGIAVRDEEKGRYYPSERAFLAASLHHVLG
- the cas4 gene encoding CRISPR-associated protein Cas4 — translated: MSSSLVEDVLIPIGLVKEYYWCPMEAYFKLMAWREAPTESMMAGAEIVPRDRIVELLEERHRVHELLWEHPVVSRRLRLGGRVDLVAITVNDAVVVVEAKLSKTSRRALRGRDKRLLIQLAAYAIAAEEALRLPLEAAYVYSTEVDKLIEAKITPLLRRLVEHAAKELRRMLLEAKPPETVRTNRRRCRVCSYRHVCPFAR